In one window of Oligoflexus sp. DNA:
- a CDS encoding DUF1427 family protein yields the protein MNAYLVSFLAGLFVGVIYYCIHVRSPAPPLVALVGLLGMVVGEAAAPRVRALITKSTPEASATPKEMPEETK from the coding sequence ATGAACGCCTATTTGGTGTCCTTTCTTGCAGGCCTGTTTGTTGGGGTGATTTACTATTGCATTCATGTGCGCTCACCCGCGCCTCCGCTGGTCGCCCTCGTTGGCCTCTTAGGAATGGTCGTCGGGGAGGCAGCTGCGCCACGGGTCCGAGCCTTAATCACCAAATCAACGCCTGAGGCAAGCGCGACGCCCAAAGAAATGCCGGAGGAAACAAAATGA
- a CDS encoding hydrolase, whose translation MTKATATPARLLLSPQDHMLIMIDHQSQMAFATKSIDAVSLRNNAALVAKAAKTFHVSTILTTVAEKTFSGPMFDEIKLAFPETRAIDRTSMNTWEDRNVINEVNRLDKGKVVLAGLWTSVCIVGPALSALDQGFKVYVIADACGDVSVEAHEKAMDRMIQAGAMPMTSLQYLLELQRDWARQDTYEATTTIAKENGGAYGLGIIYAKTMFGGNEGH comes from the coding sequence ATGACCAAAGCTACAGCAACCCCAGCACGCCTTCTTCTTTCCCCTCAAGATCACATGCTTATTATGATTGATCATCAATCCCAGATGGCCTTCGCAACCAAGTCCATTGATGCCGTCAGTCTGCGAAACAATGCTGCCTTGGTGGCCAAAGCTGCAAAAACCTTTCATGTTTCCACCATCCTTACTACAGTGGCGGAGAAAACATTTTCAGGACCCATGTTTGATGAAATTAAATTGGCATTTCCGGAAACCAGGGCGATTGACCGAACGTCGATGAATACCTGGGAAGATCGGAACGTCATCAATGAGGTGAATAGGCTCGACAAAGGAAAAGTCGTACTGGCTGGACTTTGGACTTCGGTCTGCATCGTCGGACCCGCCCTGTCAGCTCTTGATCAGGGATTCAAGGTCTACGTCATCGCTGATGCCTGTGGCGATGTGAGCGTGGAAGCCCACGAAAAAGCCATGGACAGGATGATTCAGGCCGGAGCCATGCCGATGACTTCCCTGCAATACCTCCTGGAGCTCCAGCGCGATTGGGCTCGTCAGGATACCTATGAAGCCACCACCACGATAGCGAAGGAAAACGGTGGCGCCTATGGGCTGGGAATCATCTATGCAAAAACGATGTTCGGAGGAAACGAGGGGCATTAA